The following are encoded together in the Alphaproteobacteria bacterium genome:
- a CDS encoding IclR family transcriptional regulator: MGQTAEKADNVRAVGRALEILLAFTPQDFELSPADLLKRVDLSRPTLYRLLYTLEQQGFLASRGEPQRFRLGPKVGQLAQAWSSGADLPAIAQPVLRRLWSRTQETVALFVPQGSLRLCLAELPSPQPLNYKRGVGYTERIVRGATGRAILAFMEVGAPERRRWAEQAGIEPARLEAELARTRQRGYATSAGELIDGAVAIGVPFFDRHGAVAGSLGIFGPAVRLNAATQQESARLLRREAKALSRSLGGA; encoded by the coding sequence ATGGGCCAGACGGCGGAGAAGGCCGACAACGTACGGGCGGTCGGGCGCGCGCTGGAGATCCTGCTCGCCTTCACGCCGCAGGATTTCGAGCTGTCGCCGGCCGACCTGCTCAAGCGCGTCGATCTCTCGCGGCCGACGCTGTACCGGCTGCTCTACACGCTCGAGCAGCAGGGCTTCCTGGCTTCCAGAGGCGAGCCGCAGCGCTTCCGGCTCGGACCCAAGGTCGGCCAGCTGGCCCAGGCCTGGTCGTCCGGCGCCGATCTCCCGGCGATCGCCCAGCCCGTCCTGCGCCGCCTGTGGAGCCGCACGCAGGAGACCGTGGCGCTGTTCGTGCCGCAGGGCTCGCTGCGCCTGTGCCTCGCCGAGCTGCCCAGCCCGCAGCCGCTGAACTACAAGCGCGGCGTGGGCTACACCGAGCGCATCGTGCGCGGCGCGACCGGTCGCGCCATCCTCGCCTTCATGGAGGTCGGCGCGCCGGAGCGCCGCCGCTGGGCCGAGCAGGCCGGCATCGAGCCCGCCCGGCTGGAGGCGGAGCTGGCGCGCACCCGCCAGCGCGGCTACGCCACCAGCGCCGGCGAGCTGATCGACGGCGCCGTGGCGATCGGCGTGCCGTTCTTCGACCGGCACGGTGCGGTCGCCGGCTCGCTCGGCATCTTCGGGCCGGCGGTGCGCCTGAACGCGGCGACGCAGCAGGAGAGCGCTAGGCTGCTCAGGCGCGAGGCGAAGGCGCTGTCCAGAAGCCTCGGCGGCGCCTGA
- a CDS encoding aromatic ring-hydroxylating dioxygenase subunit alpha, producing the protein MIANEPGSRYDAMIDLRRGMIAREIFSARDVFEDELEKLFTRAWLFVGHESQVPEPGDFFTSRMGAESVILTRDRERRLHVFLNSCRHRGMKVCLYDHGNTLSFTCPYHAWSYSTDGTLFGVPQYQQLYEGHLDKAQWSLIEVAKMAVYKGTVWATWDKDAPDFLTYLGDARAHLDLALDCRDGREGGSEVLFGVHKWVIPCNWKFAAENFLGDTYHNVSHRSVDMVGIGPSAEAGVKGRRDNELDRAQHVWVNFPAGHGVHSALMPERTEFIDTYQNNPVVAAYFRHCHEERKRRLGAERNRLVPFVGTIYPNVSFHGNQPRNLCLWHPHGPESTEAWRFFLVDADAPQEVKDFLRRYYMRYSGPAGMTEQDDMENWNYATAGSRGVIARRYPFNYQQSLGKVRTGGPVPGNVSLQVSEENPRQFYRRWRDYMNGAGWDALLGRDDQAPASVAD; encoded by the coding sequence ATGATCGCCAACGAGCCCGGCTCGCGTTACGACGCGATGATCGATCTGCGTCGCGGCATGATCGCCCGCGAGATCTTCTCGGCGCGCGACGTCTTCGAGGACGAGCTCGAGAAGCTGTTCACCCGCGCCTGGCTGTTCGTCGGCCACGAGAGCCAGGTGCCCGAGCCCGGCGACTTCTTCACCTCGCGCATGGGCGCGGAGTCGGTGATCCTGACCCGCGACCGCGAGCGCAGGCTGCACGTGTTCCTCAATTCGTGCCGGCATCGCGGCATGAAGGTCTGCCTCTACGACCACGGCAACACGCTGTCCTTCACCTGCCCCTATCACGCCTGGTCGTACTCGACCGACGGCACGCTGTTCGGCGTGCCGCAGTACCAGCAACTCTACGAGGGCCATCTCGACAAGGCGCAATGGTCGCTGATCGAGGTGGCGAAGATGGCCGTCTACAAGGGCACGGTGTGGGCGACCTGGGACAAGGACGCGCCCGACTTCCTCACCTACCTGGGCGACGCCAGGGCGCATCTCGACCTCGCGCTGGATTGCCGCGACGGCCGCGAGGGCGGCTCGGAGGTGCTGTTCGGGGTGCACAAATGGGTGATCCCCTGCAACTGGAAGTTCGCCGCCGAGAATTTCCTCGGCGACACCTATCACAACGTCAGCCACCGCTCGGTCGACATGGTCGGCATCGGCCCCAGCGCCGAGGCCGGCGTGAAGGGCCGCCGCGACAACGAGCTCGACAGGGCGCAGCACGTCTGGGTGAACTTCCCGGCCGGCCACGGCGTGCACAGCGCGCTGATGCCGGAGCGCACCGAGTTCATCGACACCTACCAGAACAATCCGGTGGTCGCGGCCTACTTCCGGCACTGCCACGAGGAGCGCAAGCGCCGCCTGGGCGCCGAGCGCAACCGGCTGGTGCCCTTCGTCGGCACGATCTATCCCAACGTCTCCTTCCACGGCAACCAGCCGCGCAATCTCTGCCTGTGGCATCCGCACGGGCCGGAATCGACCGAGGCCTGGCGCTTCTTCCTGGTCGACGCCGACGCGCCGCAGGAGGTCAAGGATTTCCTGCGCCGCTACTACATGCGCTACTCCGGTCCCGCCGGCATGACCGAGCAGGACGACATGGAGAACTGGAACTACGCCACCGCGGGCAGCCGCGGCGTGATCGCCCGGCGCTATCCGTTCAACTACCAGCAATCGCTGGGCAAGGTGCGCACCGGCGGCCCGGTGCCGGGCAATGTCAGCCTGCAGGTCAGCGAGGAGAATCCCCGGCAGTTCTATCGCCGCTGGCGCGACTACATGAACGGCGCCGGCTGGGACGCCCTGCTCGGCCGCGACGATCAGGCGCCGGCGAGCGTCGCGGACTGA
- a CDS encoding SDR family oxidoreductase has product MASVIVTGGTFGLGQSITVDLARRGHQVVALGLRQRQPSSIAEGFDSVLAELDRAGVAADVLEADVSRAADVQRVVDHTLQRFGAIDGLVNNAAIGPLGTVLDTDEAMFERIVAVNLKGTYLMCRAVLPHMIRRGGGSIVNIGSGAGWGKPNMAAYAASKGAIASLSAAMAYDHFHQGVRVNVAIPGGGGIVSGIGVGRSGGDLAAYRRRPAPGTVAGRPMDGQDLANAVAFLLSDEAATISGTVIDVGCFAQQGGPIPPRPSSNAGGSS; this is encoded by the coding sequence ATGGCCAGCGTCATCGTCACCGGCGGCACCTTCGGGCTGGGCCAGTCGATCACCGTCGACCTGGCGCGCCGCGGCCACCAGGTGGTCGCGCTGGGGCTGAGGCAACGCCAGCCCTCGAGCATCGCCGAGGGCTTCGACTCCGTGCTGGCCGAGCTCGACCGCGCCGGGGTCGCGGCCGACGTGCTCGAAGCCGATGTCTCGCGGGCGGCCGACGTGCAGCGCGTCGTCGATCACACCTTGCAGCGCTTCGGCGCCATCGACGGGCTGGTGAACAACGCCGCGATCGGCCCGCTGGGCACGGTGCTGGACACCGACGAGGCGATGTTCGAGCGCATCGTCGCGGTGAACTTGAAAGGCACCTACCTGATGTGCCGCGCGGTGCTGCCGCACATGATCCGCCGGGGCGGCGGCTCGATCGTCAACATCGGCTCGGGCGCGGGCTGGGGCAAGCCGAACATGGCCGCCTATGCCGCGAGCAAGGGCGCCATCGCGTCGCTGAGCGCCGCCATGGCCTACGACCATTTCCATCAGGGCGTGCGGGTGAACGTCGCCATCCCGGGCGGCGGCGGCATCGTCTCGGGCATCGGCGTCGGCCGCTCGGGCGGCGATCTCGCCGCGTACCGGCGCCGGCCGGCCCCCGGCACCGTGGCCGGCCGGCCGATGGACGGCCAGGACCTCGCCAACGCCGTGGCCTTCCTGCTGTCGGACGAGGCCGCCACCATATCGGGCACGGTGATCGACGTCGGCTGCTTCGCGCAGCAGGGCGGCCCGATTCCGCCCAGACCTTCCAGCAACGCCGGAGGATCCTCATGA
- a CDS encoding 3-phenylpropionate/cinnamic acid dioxygenase subunit beta yields MTRTLARDARYYETKREIEEFLFDEANLLDERRFEDWLDLLAEDLEYFMPMSFNVKAGQHASREHTTRDRHMSWFHEGKWTLGKRVAQIATGVHWAEEPLSRVCRMVSNVQLSAIGTNAGGEVEVDVVSRFLIYQNRCEHEEYMFVGDRRDRIRRTPADWKLARREIHIHQNVLLAKNLTVFF; encoded by the coding sequence ATGACGAGGACGCTCGCCCGCGACGCGCGCTACTACGAGACCAAGCGCGAGATCGAGGAGTTCCTGTTCGACGAGGCCAACCTGCTCGACGAGCGCCGCTTCGAGGACTGGCTCGACCTCTTGGCCGAGGATCTCGAGTACTTCATGCCGATGAGCTTCAACGTGAAGGCCGGGCAGCACGCCTCGCGCGAGCACACCACGCGCGATCGGCACATGAGCTGGTTCCACGAAGGCAAGTGGACCCTGGGCAAGCGGGTGGCGCAGATCGCCACCGGCGTGCACTGGGCCGAGGAGCCGCTGTCGCGCGTCTGCCGCATGGTCAGCAACGTGCAGCTGAGCGCGATCGGGACCAATGCCGGCGGCGAGGTCGAGGTCGACGTCGTCAGCCGCTTCCTGATCTACCAGAACCGCTGCGAGCACGAAGAGTACATGTTCGTCGGCGACCGCCGCGACCGCATCCGCCGCACCCCGGCCGACTGGAAGCTCGCCCGGCGCGAGATCCACATCCACCAGAACGTGCTGCTGGCCAAGAACCTCACGGTGTTCTTTTAG
- a CDS encoding aminotransferase class IV, producing MSIVEANTSASDALIPSGVAFADGAYMPVEQLSVSALDYGFTRSDVTYDVVHVWNGSFFRLEHHLDRFTASMARLRLDPGHDRAALRAILMECVRRTGLREAYVAMVCTRGRPPPGVRDIRQCRNRFMAYAIPFVWIASEEKQRTGLSAVIASRPRIPAVSVDPTVKNYHWLDMEMSLFEAYDAGADTVILPSLEGTVTEGPGFNVFAVRDGTVLTPDSGVLEGITRGAVIDLCRRGRIPIEVRPVTVAEFRDADEIFAASTAGGVMPVTKLDGRILGNGAPGALTSRIRELYWAWHQDPGETTPVAYA from the coding sequence ATGTCGATTGTTGAGGCGAACACATCTGCGTCGGACGCCCTGATCCCCTCCGGCGTCGCCTTCGCTGACGGTGCCTACATGCCGGTCGAGCAGCTCAGCGTCTCGGCGCTCGACTACGGCTTCACCCGTTCCGACGTCACCTACGACGTGGTGCATGTCTGGAACGGAAGCTTCTTCCGGCTGGAGCATCACCTCGATCGCTTCACCGCCTCGATGGCCAGGCTGCGCCTCGATCCGGGCCACGACCGCGCGGCGCTGCGCGCGATCCTCATGGAATGCGTGCGCCGCACCGGGCTGCGCGAGGCTTACGTCGCGATGGTCTGCACGCGCGGCCGCCCGCCGCCCGGCGTGCGCGACATCCGGCAATGCCGCAACCGCTTCATGGCCTACGCGATTCCCTTCGTCTGGATCGCCAGCGAGGAGAAGCAGCGCACCGGGCTGTCGGCGGTGATCGCCTCGCGCCCGCGCATCCCGGCGGTCTCGGTCGATCCGACGGTGAAGAACTATCACTGGCTCGACATGGAGATGAGCCTGTTCGAGGCCTACGATGCCGGCGCCGACACGGTGATCCTGCCCAGCCTCGAGGGCACCGTCACCGAAGGGCCGGGCTTCAATGTCTTCGCCGTGCGCGACGGCACCGTGCTGACGCCGGACAGTGGGGTCCTGGAGGGCATCACCCGCGGCGCGGTGATCGATCTGTGCCGGCGCGGGCGCATTCCGATCGAGGTGCGGCCGGTGACGGTGGCCGAGTTCCGCGACGCCGACGAGATCTTCGCCGCCTCGACCGCCGGTGGCGTGATGCCGGTGACCAAGCTCGACGGCCGCATCCTGGGCAACGGCGCCCCCGGCGCGCTCACCTCGCGCATCCGCGAACTCTACTGGGCCTGGCACCAGGATCCCGGCGAGACCACGCCGGTGGCGTACGCGTAA
- a CDS encoding GMC family oxidoreductase N-terminal domain-containing protein, with protein sequence MTCRVIVVAASSSSAQYDFIVVGAGSAGAAVAHRLSADPRHRVLLLEAGRASHPWTRIPVGSARLITNPAANWLYSAEPEATTNGRRIPVPRGKLLGGSSAINGMAFVRGQAQDFDTWAQMGCRGWAYEDVLPFFRRMEAYQGGEGDDRLRGRDGPIPVTNPKPREPIFQALIKAAAEIGIAHNPDYNGATQDGIAMSQASISRGWRMSTARCYLDPIRKRANLHIETDALAEALLFDGTRCIGVRFSGREARAAREVVVCGGTINSPQLLELSGIGQPERLAALGIAVRQALPGVGENLRDHYAPRTRWQVGAKGYTYNDTARGLRMVHQALRFAFLSRGLLASVGAPLRAFVRSREGLAAPDLLLGWVMMLTEPGPRGPRISRQSGMTCYAHPMRPESRGTVHITSADARQPPSIRFNFLSAPVDAELTVRAIRIARSIMHAPAMAPLKLSELSPGPAAQGDDEILDWVRRTAETTYHPVGTCRMGHDALAVVDDRLRVHGIERLRIADASIMPTLTSGNTNAPAIMIGEKAADMVLADAR encoded by the coding sequence ATGACTTGCCGGGTAATCGTGGTTGCCGCGTCCTCTTCCTCCGCACAATACGATTTCATCGTCGTCGGCGCCGGCTCGGCCGGTGCCGCGGTGGCGCATCGCCTGTCGGCCGATCCGCGCCACAGGGTGCTGCTGCTCGAGGCCGGCCGCGCCAGCCATCCCTGGACGCGCATCCCCGTCGGCTCGGCGCGGCTGATCACCAATCCCGCGGCCAACTGGCTCTACAGCGCCGAGCCCGAGGCCACGACCAACGGCCGCCGCATCCCGGTGCCGCGCGGCAAGCTCTTGGGCGGCTCGAGCGCGATCAACGGCATGGCCTTCGTGCGCGGCCAGGCGCAGGACTTCGACACCTGGGCGCAGATGGGCTGCCGGGGCTGGGCCTACGAGGACGTGCTGCCGTTCTTCAGGCGCATGGAGGCCTACCAGGGCGGCGAGGGCGATGACCGCTTGCGCGGCCGCGACGGGCCGATCCCGGTGACCAATCCCAAGCCGCGCGAGCCGATCTTCCAGGCGCTGATCAAGGCCGCGGCCGAAATCGGCATCGCCCACAACCCCGACTACAACGGCGCGACGCAGGACGGCATCGCCATGAGCCAGGCGTCGATATCGCGCGGCTGGCGCATGAGCACGGCGCGCTGCTATCTCGATCCGATCCGCAAGCGCGCCAATCTGCATATCGAGACCGACGCGCTGGCCGAGGCGCTGCTGTTCGATGGCACGCGCTGCATCGGCGTGCGATTCTCTGGGCGCGAAGCCCGGGCGGCGCGCGAGGTCGTGGTCTGCGGCGGCACGATCAACTCGCCGCAGCTGCTGGAGCTTTCCGGCATCGGCCAGCCCGAGCGGCTCGCCGCGCTGGGCATCGCCGTGCGCCAGGCGCTGCCCGGCGTCGGCGAGAATCTGCGCGACCATTACGCGCCGCGCACGCGCTGGCAGGTCGGCGCGAAGGGCTACACCTACAACGACACCGCGCGCGGGCTGCGCATGGTGCACCAGGCGCTGCGCTTCGCCTTCCTCAGCCGCGGCCTGCTGGCCTCGGTCGGCGCGCCGCTGCGCGCCTTCGTGCGCTCGCGCGAGGGCCTGGCGGCGCCCGACCTGCTGCTCGGCTGGGTGATGATGCTGACCGAGCCCGGGCCAAGGGGCCCGCGCATCAGCCGGCAATCGGGCATGACCTGCTACGCCCATCCGATGCGGCCGGAGAGCCGCGGCACGGTGCACATCACGTCGGCCGACGCGCGCCAGCCGCCTTCGATCCGTTTCAACTTCCTCTCCGCGCCTGTGGATGCGGAGCTCACCGTGCGCGCCATCCGCATCGCGCGCTCGATCATGCACGCGCCGGCGATGGCGCCCTTGAAGCTCAGCGAGCTCAGCCCCGGGCCGGCGGCGCAGGGCGACGATGAGATCCTCGACTGGGTCAGGCGCACCGCCGAGACCACCTATCACCCGGTCGGCACCTGCCGGATGGGCCACGATGCCTTGGCGGTGGTCGACGACCGGTTGCGCGTTCACGGCATCGAGCGCCTGCGCATCGCCGACGCCTCGATCATGCCGACCCTGACCTCGGGCAACACCAACGCCCCGGCGATCATGATCGGCGAGAAGGCCGCCGACATGGTGCTCGCCGACGCACGGTGA